Below is a window of Pseudodesulfovibrio sp. 5S69 DNA.
AACGCCAACAGCAAGGCGGTTGCCCCTGAATTTGTCTTGGGGGCAATCGCCAAACTGGAAGCTGAATCCTCATATGAGCACGGTCCCCGGTGTGCCGCTCAGATCCGACTTCAGTACGAACTGGGGCTCCGACGAGAAGAATCGGCGAAAGTCGATCTGATCAACGATTGGGACAAGGAAGCCCGCACTCTTCACATCCAGTATGGCTCGAAGGGTGGGCGCCCTAGGACGCTGCACAATCTCTCCGATCGGCAGCAGGATGCTCTTGAGAGAGCTCTGCCATACGTCAGTCAATCCGACAGGCCGGGGATTCATAATCTCATGCCGAGCGGGATGGGCGACAAATGGCAGGAAAAGCTGTCCTACGCGGCTAGGCTTTGCGGCTTCACCAAGAAGGAAAGCGGGTGGACGCTGCACAGCAACCGTCATGAGCGGTTTCATCGCATGTACGTCGAGCACACGGGTTTCCAGCCGCCCAACCAGCACGAATCCGTGGAAGCCTTCCAAAAGACCGCGCGGGACACGGCTGGGGACGAATGGCCCCGGCTCGACGCCGAAGCCCGTGACGACATCGAAGTCACTGCAGGCCATTCCCCTGGCCGCCGTGACGTATCCGATGCCTACCTTGGCAGTTCCCGTTAGAAGAAGCCCCGCCCTTTTCGGTGGGGCTTCCCTTTTTGGGCGTGAGGTTACCTGAAGATGAATCGCCTGAGCGATTCATCTTCAGGTAACCGTCCTCCCCGCCCGTCGGCTTGTGGCCGATGGGCGGGGAGGACTTTCGCCCCTCATGAGCGACTCATCGAAAAAAGTGAAAATACCCTATCTCGATTCCTTGAGGTCAAAGGTGCCGGTGTGATCAGACTTAAGGGTTGGCTGGGAGTCCCGCAGCGGGACAGGTGTTTAACCCTTTGGTTTAGGTCGCATGTCGAACGCATTGAAGGTCAAGGATGTCGCCCGAATTCTGAATTGTTCGGAAAGCCTGGTCAGGACTCCGGCCATGCTTGCCGCGCTGGGGGCTTTTCGGATCGGTAAACGGGGCATCCGATTTCACCATGAGCTGCTCAAGGCGTACATCGCCAGGGGACAGCTCGGCCATGCAGAAAAGGCGCCAATCTCGGACGAAGGCGGAAGCCGGTCCGATTTGACGGATCGTCATGGCATTTGGTAA
It encodes the following:
- a CDS encoding integrase domain-containing protein, which gives rise to MKSISLVLGANRATLSGPRSKQHRIRQNAKAFAGRLREAGFGVRKWTNISNKHFAAVAAKMKEQGVGDGRIAEIFSAARHLCETYGNTRISPTNDVFGVKRGTIANANSKAVAPEFVLGAIAKLEAESSYEHGPRCAAQIRLQYELGLRREESAKVDLINDWDKEARTLHIQYGSKGGRPRTLHNLSDRQQDALERALPYVSQSDRPGIHNLMPSGMGDKWQEKLSYAARLCGFTKKESGWTLHSNRHERFHRMYVEHTGFQPPNQHESVEAFQKTARDTAGDEWPRLDAEARDDIEVTAGHSPGRRDVSDAYLGSSR
- a CDS encoding helix-turn-helix domain-containing protein → MSNALKVKDVARILNCSESLVRTPAMLAALGAFRIGKRGIRFHHELLKAYIARGQLGHAEKAPISDEGGSRSDLTDRHGIW